A stretch of the Thiomicrorhabdus xiamenensis genome encodes the following:
- a CDS encoding lysylphosphatidylglycerol synthase domain-containing protein, whose protein sequence is MTTKKTLLLSLSLLVSVGLIWAIDYFLGWSKLIAPWTTLSIVDALLALSLLISSYAIRATRIYQHFYMHGIRDFLISARLMVLHNFWNNLLPMRSGEASFPLLMKTNFGMPVSTSVPALLWMRLMDLQVLLLIALLTLGSIWLSTGWILAFALAGLSAPFMIFWVYNRWLRKRQDLPPLLIKIFAGLPNTISHIAWGLFWTVFNWAIKIAVLAWVLSWFIQLPVQQLLMGVIGGEFSSVLPIHGIAGMGSYEAGVIIGFGDGFTQLDDLLVAAVNLHLILFSSSLLAAALVYLIFPSKKNKNAN, encoded by the coding sequence ATGACAACAAAGAAAACGCTACTACTCAGTCTTAGCCTTCTGGTCTCAGTGGGCCTTATTTGGGCAATCGACTACTTTTTAGGCTGGTCAAAACTGATCGCCCCATGGACAACGCTCTCTATTGTCGATGCACTGCTGGCACTCTCCCTGCTGATTTCCAGTTATGCGATTAGAGCGACGCGTATTTACCAGCATTTTTATATGCACGGTATTAGAGACTTCCTGATTTCCGCCCGCTTAATGGTTCTGCATAATTTCTGGAATAACCTTCTCCCGATGCGCTCCGGAGAAGCCTCTTTTCCATTGCTGATGAAAACGAATTTCGGAATGCCGGTATCCACCTCTGTTCCGGCGTTACTATGGATGCGTCTGATGGACTTACAGGTGCTGCTGCTGATTGCATTACTGACCTTGGGATCAATCTGGCTCTCCACCGGCTGGATTCTGGCGTTCGCGCTCGCCGGGCTAAGCGCCCCGTTTATGATTTTCTGGGTGTACAATCGCTGGCTGAGAAAACGGCAAGACCTTCCCCCCCTACTGATTAAAATTTTCGCCGGGCTTCCGAACACGATCAGCCATATAGCCTGGGGACTTTTCTGGACAGTTTTCAACTGGGCCATCAAAATTGCCGTTTTAGCCTGGGTTTTAAGCTGGTTTATCCAACTGCCGGTACAACAACTTTTAATGGGCGTCATTGGCGGTGAATTCAGCAGCGTCCTGCCCATTCATGGCATTGCAGGAATGGGTTCCTATGAAGCTGGTGTTATCATCGGTTTCGGGGACGGCTTTACCCAGCTTGATGATTTACTGGTTGCCGCCGTCAACTTGCATCTCATATTATTCAGCAGCAGCTTGTTAGCCGCTGCATTGGTTTATCTGATATTCCCTAGCAAGAAAAATAAAAATGCAAATTAA
- a CDS encoding ArnT family glycosyltransferase — translation MQNQLDLKAKITLLAFLFFTINQITQYLVSGTADYDQAEQLLASQYLLLGYGPQPPLYSWLIYPVAQVFGPSLFATGAIKVGILTLMVWTILQIGEFFKLSSKQLVVAVIAMALIPQYVFESQRDLSHSSLSGLMALLILWQTLRVTRDASLKNYLLLGIAVGLGMMSKYNIVLFVSALILTILLSKHRSILFNKYLIVSILAALVVFLPHGLWMLDHLQAATSGTNKLQMGESSGLMQSLGATLMAGLVFLSPLWLFALTLLINKKDQGDNLVEKDDKKLLLTLFFFVWLILVIFVIASGAQHVKDRWFHPLLPFVPILVAMTINPSDRAYKTFRNIGIFFLAVMMFVLPMRTPLAQYTEKVSRPNLPFPEQLNYIKTQLASEPAVIFADSHVLAGNLRIYFPNAAISNGRKYVSKVNHTGTLLLVCESENCKENRFAAWLQKRNIDVTKLTYQSHTTEYKFLPGIKHTIYWTTLEGNWKN, via the coding sequence ATGCAGAATCAACTGGACTTAAAAGCCAAAATCACTCTATTGGCTTTTCTGTTTTTCACAATCAACCAAATTACGCAATACCTGGTTTCGGGTACTGCCGATTACGATCAAGCGGAACAGCTTCTGGCCAGTCAATACTTGTTGCTGGGATATGGCCCACAACCGCCGCTATACAGCTGGTTGATCTATCCGGTGGCACAAGTTTTCGGCCCCAGCCTGTTTGCAACCGGAGCCATCAAGGTAGGTATTCTGACCTTGATGGTATGGACGATTCTGCAGATCGGCGAATTCTTCAAACTGTCCTCCAAGCAGCTTGTCGTTGCCGTCATTGCGATGGCATTGATCCCGCAATATGTCTTTGAGTCACAGCGTGATTTAAGCCACTCTTCGCTGTCGGGGCTAATGGCACTTCTGATCCTATGGCAAACACTACGCGTCACCCGTGACGCCAGCCTGAAAAACTACCTGCTTCTCGGAATTGCCGTCGGACTCGGAATGATGAGCAAATACAATATCGTGCTGTTTGTCTCGGCGCTGATTCTGACCATTTTGCTCTCCAAACACCGAAGCATACTGTTTAACAAATACCTGATCGTCAGCATTCTGGCCGCTCTTGTAGTTTTCCTTCCGCACGGTCTCTGGATGCTCGACCACTTGCAGGCAGCCACTTCCGGCACCAATAAACTGCAAATGGGCGAATCATCGGGACTGATGCAAAGTCTTGGCGCAACACTGATGGCCGGTCTGGTCTTCCTGTCTCCGCTGTGGCTTTTCGCATTAACCCTTCTGATCAATAAAAAAGACCAAGGTGACAACCTGGTTGAAAAAGACGATAAAAAGTTGCTTCTGACTTTATTCTTCTTTGTCTGGCTGATTCTCGTTATCTTTGTCATTGCCTCAGGTGCACAGCACGTTAAAGACCGCTGGTTCCACCCGCTCTTGCCGTTTGTACCGATTCTGGTAGCCATGACAATCAATCCATCCGATCGCGCCTATAAGACCTTTAGAAATATCGGCATCTTCTTTTTGGCGGTAATGATGTTTGTGCTACCGATGCGGACGCCTCTGGCACAATACACGGAAAAAGTCAGCCGCCCCAACCTGCCTTTCCCCGAACAGCTGAATTACATCAAAACCCAGCTTGCAAGCGAACCAGCCGTGATTTTTGCCGACAGTCATGTACTGGCCGGCAACCTGCGAATCTATTTCCCGAATGCCGCTATCAGCAACGGGAGAAAATACGTCAGCAAGGTTAATCATACCGGTACACTGCTGCTTGTCTGCGAATCGGAAAACTGTAAGGAAAACCGTTTTGCCGCCTGGCTGCAGAAACGAAATATCGATGTGACAAAATTGACCTACCAATCACACACGACCGAATACAAATTTCTTCCAGGCATAAAACACACAATCTACTGGACGACATTAGAAGGCAACTGGAAAAACTGA
- a CDS encoding glycosyltransferase family 2 protein, with protein sequence MMEHKLSIVIPMYNEEDNVEPMIEAVTSAMSDYPNDWELIVANDGSIDRTANYLAEQAEKVGDRIKVINLQRNYGQTAAMQAGIDAASGEIIATLDGDLQNDPKDIPRMVQRLIDEELDLVAGWRKDRKDALVLRKIPSRIANKLIAKITGVTLNDYGCSLKVYRASIIKNIALYGEMHRFIPAWMATETLPTKIKEEVVTHHARQHGESKYGITRTFRVLIDLLSVFFFMKFRARPAHFFGQIGLGFGAIGSIGLAYLLILKLMGEDIGTRPLLTISVLFMVMSVQFLLTGVLGEMISRTYYSSADRRHYTVRDTKNLDDSDFNKNK encoded by the coding sequence ATGATGGAACATAAACTTTCGATTGTAATCCCGATGTATAACGAGGAAGACAATGTTGAACCGATGATTGAAGCCGTTACCTCCGCCATGAGCGATTATCCTAACGACTGGGAACTGATCGTTGCCAATGATGGCAGTATCGATCGAACCGCAAACTATCTTGCGGAACAGGCTGAGAAGGTCGGCGACCGCATTAAAGTAATCAATTTACAGCGCAATTACGGCCAGACAGCCGCCATGCAAGCAGGTATCGATGCCGCATCGGGCGAGATTATCGCCACACTGGACGGCGATCTGCAAAACGACCCTAAAGACATTCCGAGAATGGTGCAGCGTCTGATTGACGAAGAGCTGGATCTGGTTGCCGGCTGGCGTAAAGACCGTAAGGATGCTCTGGTTCTGAGAAAAATTCCTTCGCGCATCGCCAACAAGCTGATCGCCAAAATCACCGGCGTCACTCTGAATGATTACGGCTGCAGCCTGAAAGTCTACCGGGCTTCAATTATTAAAAACATCGCTCTGTATGGCGAAATGCACCGTTTTATTCCGGCCTGGATGGCGACTGAAACCCTTCCTACCAAGATCAAAGAAGAAGTTGTCACTCACCATGCAAGACAGCACGGCGAATCCAAATATGGCATTACCCGTACATTCCGTGTTTTGATCGACCTGCTGTCGGTCTTCTTCTTTATGAAATTCCGTGCCCGCCCGGCGCACTTTTTCGGGCAAATCGGTTTGGGCTTCGGCGCCATCGGTTCCATCGGATTGGCTTATCTGCTTATTCTCAAGCTGATGGGCGAAGACATCGGAACCCGCCCTCTACTGACTATCTCGGTACTGTTTATGGTGATGTCCGTGCAATTCCTGCTGACCGGTGTTTTAGGGGAAATGATTTCCAGAACCTATTACTCATCGGCGGACAGACGTCATTACACGGTAAGAGATACCAAAAATCTGGATGATAGCGACTTTAATAAAAACAAATAG
- a CDS encoding Maf family protein: protein MNSKTVFLASSSPRRQELLAQMGVEFSVLDAPIDETPIESEDAAQFVTRMAREKSQQGAQQLTDEGCWVIAGDTAIVLDGEIIGKPEDPSDAQRMLRELSGRTHQVYSSVAVWHLGVLEVALNITDVVFTELAETEIKNYIATGEPLDKAGGYAIQGEAAKWIKAINGSYYGVMGLPIFELNRILQEMGFYDPV from the coding sequence ATGAACTCGAAAACGGTATTTTTAGCTTCGTCTTCACCGCGGCGTCAGGAACTCCTTGCACAGATGGGCGTCGAGTTCTCGGTACTGGATGCCCCGATCGATGAAACTCCGATAGAGAGCGAGGATGCCGCGCAGTTTGTCACGCGCATGGCACGAGAAAAATCGCAGCAAGGTGCTCAGCAGCTTACAGATGAGGGCTGCTGGGTCATTGCAGGGGATACAGCCATCGTGCTGGATGGCGAAATTATCGGCAAGCCTGAAGATCCTTCTGATGCCCAGCGAATGCTGCGGGAATTGTCGGGCAGAACCCATCAGGTATATTCTTCGGTGGCGGTTTGGCATCTAGGGGTGTTGGAAGTGGCGCTTAATATCACTGATGTCGTTTTTACCGAGCTTGCAGAGACTGAAATAAAAAACTATATCGCTACCGGTGAGCCTCTGGATAAAGCCGGGGGCTATGCGATACAGGGAGAGGCTGCGAAATGGATTAAAGCGATCAATGGCAGCTACTATGGTGTCATGGGATTGCCGATCTTCGAGTTGAACCGGATTTTACAGGAAATGGGGTTTTACGATCCCGTATAA
- a CDS encoding YhdP family protein, with protein sequence MLIKRTHLFLEVMLGLFVAYLLIMRLFIIGLQSYPEKSLSVFEKITGWQVELSAIELEQTWLGARFNLQGVSLSSQQFDLQADKIIGDINIFAPMIPVLSFGDSLRFEQLSIRNLQPQDKPVVANMPDITELSSAYQGAVDFLRSQKFTKRMWQKVSVDSLIMNGFLNSATSVIQIDRLDLVKASQINLVAEFSVHYKEALNFERFSTNLAFTPNSWGGLSHGSVRVISYQPLSVKRLAALLPSKWVEVLPKGEVLLDWQTDFKDSKVSHSVVHLNAQALDWRENNEVLPKSVGLELSWNPELDQALGKNLANFHLTKVQLDNQFVETLSPIKLTVASEKELVLSAEKFDIQPFKEMLRVFVETRYLSDLLSKAVELQVSDFALRLNWRTLDVPMLKMHLARLGIPLTEFPGVAAQDVTLVKFDKQFRLETTEPVWVLEPKIYPLPMRVSLPPVVQSHYVDQQYDFDAFDFQLNDFNLKLERFRYHQGAWDVGASLVVDKTEQIMPYLPYKLMGASLNKWLEDADIKGGKTAVKVVFQSSPKALDSEKQTPLGEYLKGLSLHGVIENAQFEFNSKWPAIANTDLTFEFKDNRIAFASQALGFAGVSAPIKAKAVISDVTEDDIGLQVSGTVSTSLTEMAAFAKKTPLPQKLGLQRYLQQPEKLQGTATLELNRIWIPLFGHGRKDEQVSGRLHLKNARLEVSELPELQRVNGTLEFSEKALSAKNIKLTLYESPAVLGIETDQKRKQVVFDLAGESRYRSEAYFSKPIPYQLRFSVPTDETGRPVEFSGNVFVNQAESRMPPPFTAKDIVRPLELTGKIDDRLLYANVLSRDIVQADFIWSLDKEKFIKIQGYVGDMVDAQRDWGGRDSFIRGRLVDLDALAWWRLWEGAPDSGQEMNPLEEIEWQNTEFFVKALNYKEQQLNNARIVVQSLDENVDKITLQSDEVDATVLIPEEGVIEVAADKLYLKSKDENAFVQGSSDICPLETSDVDYPELKFNARNVRFGEYLFDQLGFNVVPIAEGYEAKNLQAQMHNNAGQISGSYRFDQLKNLSAARLNLQSNNIVELLKTLRISQGIKAKEAWLHSEVSWFGGVDCFSIKDLFGKMDFRLEDGVVKDVEPGFARLLGLLSVDSLARRLRLQLDDVTNKGLVFDDIKGQGLLNESRLQLQSFKLTAPAAKVTMQGDILLDEESFDLKANVTPSVGSSLPTIAALAGMANPITALAVYTLMKVIPDINENLITYEYEITGPWKEPRIELKEKASKK encoded by the coding sequence ATGTTAATTAAAAGGACGCATCTGTTTTTGGAAGTCATGCTGGGCCTGTTTGTCGCCTATCTGCTGATTATGCGTCTGTTTATTATTGGTTTGCAGTCCTATCCTGAAAAAAGCCTTTCCGTTTTCGAAAAAATAACCGGCTGGCAGGTTGAGCTTTCGGCAATCGAGTTGGAGCAGACCTGGCTTGGCGCCAGATTCAACCTTCAGGGCGTCAGTCTTTCCAGTCAACAGTTTGACCTCCAAGCCGACAAGATCATAGGCGATATCAATATCTTTGCCCCTATGATTCCCGTTCTGAGTTTCGGGGATTCCCTGCGATTCGAACAGCTCAGTATTCGTAATCTTCAGCCTCAAGATAAACCGGTTGTCGCCAATATGCCGGATATAACCGAGTTGTCGTCAGCCTATCAGGGGGCGGTGGATTTTTTACGCTCGCAAAAATTCACCAAGCGGATGTGGCAAAAGGTTTCTGTGGATTCTTTGATTATGAACGGCTTTTTGAATTCTGCGACGAGCGTGATTCAAATCGATAGGCTGGATCTGGTTAAGGCGAGTCAAATTAATCTCGTTGCGGAGTTCTCCGTACATTATAAAGAGGCGTTAAATTTCGAGCGCTTCAGTACAAACCTGGCTTTTACTCCAAACTCTTGGGGAGGTTTGAGTCATGGTTCCGTTCGCGTTATTTCTTATCAGCCGTTAAGCGTTAAACGTCTTGCTGCGCTGTTGCCTTCGAAATGGGTTGAAGTGCTTCCTAAGGGCGAAGTGCTACTTGATTGGCAGACGGATTTCAAAGATTCCAAAGTAAGTCATTCCGTAGTGCATTTGAATGCGCAGGCTCTCGATTGGCGGGAAAATAACGAGGTCTTGCCGAAAAGTGTCGGGCTGGAACTGAGTTGGAACCCGGAACTGGATCAGGCTCTGGGGAAAAATCTGGCAAATTTCCATCTGACCAAAGTGCAGTTGGATAACCAGTTTGTCGAAACCCTATCTCCGATTAAGTTAACGGTCGCCTCCGAAAAGGAGTTGGTGTTAAGTGCTGAAAAGTTCGATATCCAGCCGTTCAAAGAGATGTTGCGGGTGTTTGTTGAAACCCGTTATTTAAGTGATCTGCTGAGTAAAGCGGTTGAGTTGCAGGTTTCGGATTTTGCATTACGCTTGAACTGGCGGACGCTGGATGTGCCTATGTTGAAAATGCATTTGGCCAGACTCGGTATTCCGTTAACGGAGTTTCCCGGTGTTGCTGCTCAGGATGTAACCCTGGTTAAATTCGATAAGCAGTTCAGGCTGGAAACAACTGAACCTGTCTGGGTGTTGGAGCCAAAGATCTATCCACTTCCTATGCGTGTCAGTCTGCCGCCCGTGGTCCAGTCGCACTATGTCGATCAGCAATACGATTTTGATGCTTTTGATTTTCAGCTTAATGACTTCAATCTCAAATTGGAACGCTTTCGTTATCACCAAGGGGCGTGGGATGTCGGAGCTTCTCTTGTCGTTGATAAAACCGAGCAAATCATGCCCTACCTTCCGTATAAATTGATGGGGGCGTCACTGAATAAATGGCTTGAAGATGCGGATATTAAAGGTGGGAAAACGGCTGTTAAGGTGGTTTTTCAATCTTCACCGAAAGCGCTTGATTCTGAAAAACAGACTCCCTTAGGCGAGTATTTGAAAGGACTGAGTTTGCATGGTGTGATCGAAAATGCACAATTTGAATTTAATTCAAAGTGGCCGGCTATAGCCAATACCGATCTGACATTTGAATTCAAGGATAACCGTATCGCTTTTGCAAGTCAGGCGCTTGGTTTTGCAGGTGTTTCTGCGCCCATCAAAGCGAAAGCGGTTATTAGCGATGTCACAGAAGATGATATCGGTTTGCAGGTTTCCGGAACCGTTTCAACCTCTCTGACAGAGATGGCCGCTTTTGCGAAGAAGACCCCGTTACCCCAAAAGCTGGGCTTGCAACGTTATCTGCAGCAACCGGAAAAACTGCAAGGCACTGCGACACTGGAATTAAACAGGATATGGATACCGCTTTTCGGGCATGGGCGAAAGGATGAACAGGTCAGTGGGCGTTTGCATTTGAAAAACGCGCGACTTGAGGTTTCGGAACTTCCCGAATTACAGAGGGTTAACGGGACGCTTGAATTTAGCGAAAAGGCTTTGAGTGCGAAAAATATCAAGCTTACCCTCTACGAGAGTCCGGCTGTATTGGGGATTGAGACGGATCAGAAGCGCAAGCAGGTGGTTTTCGATTTAGCGGGTGAAAGCCGGTACCGTAGCGAAGCGTATTTTTCTAAACCGATTCCTTATCAACTGCGTTTTTCTGTGCCGACCGACGAAACGGGGCGGCCGGTTGAATTTAGCGGAAACGTCTTTGTTAACCAGGCTGAAAGCAGAATGCCGCCACCTTTCACCGCTAAGGATATTGTTCGACCGCTGGAGTTGACAGGGAAAATCGATGATCGGTTGCTTTATGCTAATGTTCTCTCACGGGATATTGTGCAAGCGGATTTTATTTGGAGCCTGGATAAAGAGAAATTCATTAAGATCCAAGGGTATGTCGGCGATATGGTCGATGCCCAGCGAGACTGGGGGGGGCGAGATTCGTTTATTCGTGGGCGATTGGTGGATTTAGATGCCCTTGCCTGGTGGCGTTTGTGGGAAGGTGCTCCGGATTCAGGGCAAGAGATGAATCCACTCGAAGAGATTGAATGGCAAAACACGGAGTTTTTCGTTAAAGCACTTAATTACAAAGAGCAGCAGTTAAATAATGCCCGAATTGTCGTTCAGAGTCTGGATGAAAATGTAGATAAGATTACCTTGCAGAGTGATGAGGTTGATGCAACTGTTTTGATTCCTGAAGAAGGTGTGATTGAGGTTGCTGCGGATAAACTGTATCTGAAATCGAAGGATGAAAATGCCTTTGTACAGGGCAGTAGTGATATCTGTCCACTCGAAACCAGTGATGTTGATTATCCCGAACTAAAGTTCAATGCACGCAATGTGCGTTTTGGTGAGTATTTATTTGATCAGCTTGGTTTTAATGTTGTGCCGATAGCGGAAGGGTACGAGGCCAAGAATCTGCAGGCGCAAATGCATAATAATGCTGGGCAGATTAGTGGTAGTTACCGATTTGACCAGCTTAAGAACTTGAGTGCTGCACGTTTGAATCTGCAGTCCAATAATATAGTAGAGCTTTTAAAGACGCTCAGGATCAGTCAGGGGATAAAGGCTAAAGAGGCCTGGCTGCATTCCGAAGTATCCTGGTTTGGTGGAGTTGACTGTTTTTCGATTAAGGATCTGTTTGGAAAGATGGATTTTAGATTGGAGGACGGAGTAGTAAAAGATGTCGAGCCGGGGTTTGCACGCTTATTAGGTTTGTTGAGTGTGGATTCATTGGCTAGGCGCTTGCGACTTCAACTTGATGATGTGACGAATAAAGGGCTGGTCTTTGATGACATTAAAGGGCAGGGGTTGCTTAATGAAAGTCGACTGCAACTGCAATCTTTTAAATTGACAGCGCCGGCAGCCAAAGTGACTATGCAGGGTGACATCTTGTTGGATGAGGAATCGTTTGATCTCAAGGCAAATGTAACGCCGTCGGTTGGATCGTCACTGCCGACTATTGCAGCGCTTGCAGGTATGGCAAATCCGATCACCGCATTAGCGGTTTATACGTTAATGAAGGTCATTCCTGATATTAATGAAAACTTGATTACTTATGAGTATGAGATTACAGGGCCATGGAAAGAGCCACGGATAGAGCTTAAAGAGAAAGCATCAAAAAAATAG
- the rng gene encoding ribonuclease G: MHNEEKILVNVTPNETRVAWVENGVLQEVWVERSNKRGLVGNIYMGKVDRVLPGMQAAFVNIGLERAAFLHVSDVCHKAIGSDDEQCDDIAKLLRCGQKIMVQVVKDPLGTKGARVTMQVTIPSRMLVYMPTEKTLGVSQKIDSNEERERLREMVKQIPEYSDAEGGYIVRTVAEGVDFHEMRADMIYLQRLWSGIQDKARTSRKPAVIYEDLPLYLRILRDIPIERIEKIRVDSTETYKKMQLFVDQYVMELADRLGLYQGERPIFDLYNIEEEIQAALHKRVNLKSGGYLIIDQTEAMTTIDVNTGAFVGHRNLEETIYRTNLEATQAIARQLRLRNLGGIIILDFIDMEDKTHQDHVLSALDKELSRDRVKTSISSISSLGLVEMTRKRTRESLERTLCEPCPVCSGRGSVKTAETVAYEIFREITRMARSFEAKQYRVIAAESVVSRIMDEESSSVAELEAFLDKSIRFQAESAYTAEQYDVVMI, from the coding sequence ATGCATAACGAAGAAAAAATTCTTGTCAATGTTACTCCAAACGAAACCCGCGTTGCCTGGGTGGAGAATGGGGTGTTGCAAGAAGTCTGGGTTGAGCGCTCAAACAAGCGCGGGCTGGTCGGGAATATCTATATGGGCAAGGTAGACCGCGTTTTGCCGGGTATGCAGGCTGCCTTTGTGAATATCGGGCTTGAGAGAGCGGCTTTTTTACATGTGTCTGATGTTTGCCATAAAGCCATCGGATCGGATGACGAGCAGTGTGACGATATTGCCAAGTTACTGCGTTGTGGTCAGAAAATTATGGTGCAGGTGGTCAAAGACCCTTTAGGCACCAAAGGTGCGCGCGTGACCATGCAGGTAACCATTCCGTCGCGGATGCTGGTCTATATGCCGACCGAAAAAACCTTGGGGGTGTCACAGAAAATCGATTCCAACGAAGAGCGTGAACGTTTAAGAGAAATGGTTAAACAGATCCCTGAATATTCCGATGCCGAAGGCGGGTATATTGTTAGGACGGTTGCCGAGGGGGTCGATTTTCATGAAATGCGCGCCGATATGATCTATCTTCAGCGGTTATGGTCGGGCATCCAGGATAAGGCTCGGACCTCGCGTAAACCGGCGGTGATTTATGAAGACCTACCTTTGTACCTGCGAATCCTTAGGGATATTCCGATTGAACGGATTGAGAAGATTAGGGTCGATTCCACTGAAACCTATAAAAAGATGCAGCTCTTTGTTGACCAGTACGTGATGGAACTGGCGGACCGTCTCGGTTTGTATCAAGGTGAGCGGCCGATTTTCGATTTATACAACATCGAAGAAGAGATTCAGGCGGCGCTACATAAGCGTGTCAATCTTAAGTCCGGCGGTTACCTGATTATCGATCAGACCGAAGCGATGACGACGATCGATGTCAATACCGGCGCTTTTGTCGGCCATCGCAACCTTGAAGAGACCATTTACCGCACAAATCTGGAAGCAACTCAGGCAATTGCCCGTCAACTGCGCTTGCGTAATCTGGGCGGAATCATTATTCTCGACTTTATCGACATGGAAGATAAAACGCATCAGGATCATGTGTTATCTGCTCTGGATAAAGAACTTAGTCGAGATCGGGTAAAAACTTCGATCAGCAGTATTTCCAGTTTAGGGTTGGTTGAGATGACCCGTAAGCGAACCCGCGAAAGTCTGGAGCGTACTTTGTGTGAACCCTGTCCCGTCTGTAGCGGACGAGGCTCTGTGAAAACGGCGGAGACCGTCGCTTATGAAATATTTCGTGAAATTACCCGTATGGCACGATCTTTTGAAGCCAAGCAATATCGGGTGATTGCCGCAGAATCGGTGGTTTCGCGAATTATGGATGAAGAATCAAGCAGCGTTGCCGAGTTGGAAGCGTTTTTGGACAAGAGTATCCGTTTTCAGGCCGAGAGCGCCTATACAGCGGAGCAATACGATGTGGTGATGATCTAG
- a CDS encoding glycosyltransferase family 39 protein: MQINTSRLDTASKLFLFSLIYFLFNAVTQYLISGVADKDQAEQMLFAQDFLLGYGPQPPLYSWIAFALFQVFGEKLIILLLMKAVLFSFFILALLKTGELLGFDDRKQVISIIGVLMIPFFLWESQRDLTHSVLASTIAAWLLFWIIKALHNPSSAKNYIMIGLLSGLGLISKYNIILLITSAMLALLMHRETRQVVLNRNLVIAIFVATLVITPHLSWVLQNLEFATKSASKLDMGGSVFDGIYQALYLFEHFLNPLWILALLIIPYHLKTYKAKLTTESRFLLILLLTIIMIVLAFVIGTRSSEFNDRWYMPLLFFIPLIIAHFSLKRFNKTFIGIGIFFIVVAALLLPGRTIISQHVELKYDRSVYPYKAHFSSWSITAPDLIIADTKFTAGNLKEYFQSSKTVTYLSHRNPSPIKGSQRVLIVCTTSCSDSFLNYVDGYFEKPIKWHDQLNTSTQYFDLDKTRPFVLKWALIKL, from the coding sequence ATGCAAATTAATACCTCCCGATTAGACACGGCAAGCAAGCTGTTTTTATTCAGCCTGATTTACTTTTTGTTCAATGCCGTTACACAATATTTAATTTCCGGCGTCGCAGACAAAGATCAGGCTGAGCAGATGCTTTTCGCCCAAGACTTTTTATTAGGATACGGACCTCAGCCGCCACTCTATTCGTGGATCGCTTTTGCTCTATTCCAGGTTTTCGGCGAAAAACTGATTATTCTCCTGCTGATGAAAGCAGTGCTGTTTAGCTTTTTTATTCTGGCGTTGCTCAAAACAGGCGAGCTCTTAGGCTTTGACGACAGGAAACAGGTTATTTCCATTATAGGCGTCTTAATGATTCCATTTTTCCTGTGGGAATCCCAAAGAGATCTAACGCACTCGGTTTTAGCTTCAACAATTGCCGCATGGCTGCTTTTCTGGATTATAAAAGCGCTGCACAACCCTTCGTCGGCTAAAAATTACATTATGATCGGTCTTTTATCCGGCCTGGGCCTTATCTCGAAGTACAACATTATCCTGTTAATTACTTCAGCCATGCTAGCCTTGCTAATGCACCGGGAAACACGCCAAGTGGTATTGAACCGTAACCTGGTGATCGCCATTTTCGTTGCTACCTTAGTCATAACCCCTCATCTCTCGTGGGTACTGCAAAACCTGGAGTTCGCCACTAAAAGCGCTTCCAAACTGGATATGGGCGGCAGTGTTTTCGACGGAATTTATCAGGCACTCTATCTTTTCGAGCATTTTTTAAATCCTCTCTGGATACTGGCACTCCTGATAATCCCTTACCACTTGAAAACCTACAAAGCGAAATTAACGACCGAAAGCCGCTTTCTGCTTATCCTGTTGCTGACGATCATTATGATTGTATTGGCCTTCGTCATTGGCACCCGTTCGTCGGAGTTCAATGACCGCTGGTATATGCCGCTACTGTTCTTTATCCCTCTGATCATCGCGCATTTCTCTCTGAAACGATTCAACAAGACGTTTATCGGAATAGGGATTTTTTTTATTGTCGTTGCCGCTTTACTGTTACCGGGCAGAACGATTATCAGCCAACACGTCGAGTTGAAATACGATCGTTCGGTGTACCCCTATAAAGCGCACTTTTCCAGCTGGAGCATCACAGCACCGGATCTGATTATTGCCGACACAAAATTTACCGCCGGCAACCTTAAGGAATACTTCCAATCCAGCAAAACAGTGACTTATTTGAGCCACCGCAACCCGTCCCCCATCAAAGGATCACAACGGGTGTTAATTGTGTGCACAACCTCTTGCTCGGATTCTTTCCTGAACTATGTCGATGGTTACTTTGAAAAACCCATAAAATGGCACGACCAATTGAATACCTCGACCCAATACTTTGATTTAGATAAAACACGCCCATTTGTCTTAAAATGGGCCCTGATTAAACTTTAA